In Lacrimispora indolis DSM 755, a genomic segment contains:
- a CDS encoding ABC transporter substrate-binding protein → MRRIPKKKRIYLSGLLLCITLALSACKGAGTNAGSSAQETQTVTEGSSAGAGETAKAEKESSLAAQNDSAVQEVTDHSGRKLELPGAISRVYSTSPIGTMLMYTFDDKMVAGVNVNISDGEKAYLTEYYASLPNLGGWYGKGNQGNIEEIIKAAPDVVLSSGTDQGSIDQAEQLQKQLGIPVILVKSDLTDLPETYRFLGKLFNREDRGEELASYTQKALDDAKEITAQIPEDKKIRVYYAEEQDGLHTDPSGSSHSQLIDLCGGINVADCEITPGYGRTAVSIEQVMKWNPELIICSVDNGFADSSSYNTIMNDGKWSTIPAVKNGLVFETPMQPQNWFDRPPSVNTIIGIKWVHSILYPEYVDFDIKEETKEFYKLFYHVELSGQDVENITKNALRK, encoded by the coding sequence ATGCGGAGAATACCAAAGAAGAAACGCATCTATTTGTCCGGATTGCTCTTATGCATCACACTTGCATTGAGCGCCTGCAAAGGAGCTGGAACCAATGCCGGTTCATCAGCACAGGAGACACAGACAGTAACGGAGGGCAGTTCTGCCGGGGCCGGCGAGACGGCAAAAGCAGAGAAGGAATCATCCCTTGCGGCACAAAACGATTCAGCAGTCCAGGAGGTCACGGACCACTCAGGACGTAAGCTGGAACTGCCTGGGGCCATCAGCCGCGTATATTCCACCAGCCCTATAGGCACCATGCTCATGTATACCTTTGATGACAAAATGGTGGCAGGTGTAAATGTGAACATATCTGACGGGGAAAAGGCTTATTTGACGGAATACTATGCATCCCTTCCTAATTTAGGAGGCTGGTACGGCAAAGGAAACCAGGGAAACATCGAAGAAATTATTAAAGCAGCTCCTGATGTGGTTCTTTCCAGCGGAACGGATCAGGGAAGCATTGACCAGGCAGAACAGCTGCAGAAGCAGCTGGGCATACCGGTGATATTGGTGAAAAGTGATTTGACGGATCTGCCGGAAACCTACCGCTTTTTAGGCAAGCTTTTTAACAGGGAAGATCGGGGAGAAGAACTGGCTTCCTATACTCAGAAGGCATTGGATGATGCAAAAGAAATCACAGCTCAAATTCCTGAGGATAAAAAGATACGTGTTTATTATGCAGAAGAGCAGGATGGCCTTCATACCGACCCTTCAGGTTCCTCTCATTCCCAGTTAATTGATTTGTGCGGCGGAATCAATGTAGCGGATTGCGAAATTACCCCTGGATACGGGCGCACTGCTGTTTCCATTGAGCAGGTTATGAAATGGAATCCGGAGCTGATCATCTGCAGCGTTGACAATGGATTTGCGGATTCCAGCAGCTATAACACCATCATGAACGACGGAAAATGGTCGACCATTCCGGCAGTTAAAAACGGTCTTGTGTTTGAGACACCGATGCAGCCTCAGAACTGGTTTGACAGGCCGCCTTCTGTCAATACGATCATCGGAATCAAGTGGGTTCATTCCATTTTGTACCCGGAGTATGTGGACTTTGATATTAAGGAAGAAACAAAAGAATTTTACAAGCTTTTTTATCACGTGGAACTGAGCGGCCAGGATGTGGAAAATATCACAAAGAACGCTCTTCGGAAGTGA